The following coding sequences are from one Rhodothermia bacterium window:
- a CDS encoding rhomboid family intramembrane serine protease, whose protein sequence is MLIPIYDDDSKLNKPAYFTIGLLVANILFFLFQTNDWVYGFGLIPQELVNGTDYIGKINLSIDGKSLTIPQHMGPYPIYLTLVSSMFMHGDWLHLGFNMLYLWIFGDNIEHILGTRRFIWFYLLTGIIGGLAQVAIEPNSWLPMIGASGAISGILGAYLVLLPKNKVRVLFLFVFRFSVPALLLLGVWIALQVVNGLEPEATDQTAYAAHLGGFVAGVLGGVIIRFFTNFHQNQTLT, encoded by the coding sequence ATGCTTATTCCTATCTACGACGACGACAGTAAACTTAACAAACCAGCTTATTTCACCATTGGCTTATTGGTGGCGAATATCTTGTTTTTCCTCTTTCAGACGAACGACTGGGTCTATGGCTTTGGCTTGATTCCACAAGAATTGGTAAATGGAACAGACTACATTGGCAAGATCAACTTATCTATTGATGGCAAAAGCCTCACAATTCCACAGCACATGGGGCCATATCCTATTTACCTCACGCTCGTTTCGTCCATGTTTATGCACGGTGATTGGCTACATTTAGGCTTTAACATGCTCTACCTTTGGATTTTTGGAGACAACATAGAACATATTCTCGGTACTCGGCGCTTTATCTGGTTCTATTTGCTAACAGGAATTATTGGCGGATTGGCACAAGTTGCCATAGAACCCAACTCTTGGCTTCCGATGATTGGCGCTTCTGGCGCTATTTCTGGTATTTTGGGTGCATATTTGGTTCTTTTACCCAAAAACAAAGTACGGGTGCTGTTTCTCTTTGTCTTTCGTTTCTCGGTTCCGGCTTTGCTCTTGCTTGGGGTGTGGATTGCGCTTCAGGTGGTGAATGGCCTTGAGCCAGAAGCCACCGACCAAACGGCTTATGCTGCCCACCTCGGTGGATTTGTAGCGGGGGTACTTGGAGGGGTCATTATCCGATTTTTTACCAATTTCCACCAAAATCAGACGTTGACTTAG
- a CDS encoding ATP-dependent Clp protease ATP-binding subunit, giving the protein MEGNFSNRVRDVISFSREEAIRLGHDYIGTEHLLLGIIREGEGIAIKILRNMGCDLHRLRLAIEETVRTSGGTLTAGNIPLTKQAEKVLKITYLEAKLYKSEVIGTEHLLLSLLRDDENLAAQIMQQAFSVSYDGARAELDSIISGGTSHGRNKPIAGSQRNPESRGNRPTAGSPKERNKMEKSKTPVLDNFGRDLTKLAEEGKLDVVVGREREIERVAQVLSRRKKNNPVLIGEPGVGKTAIAEGLALRIIQRKVSRILFDKRIVTLDLAGLVAGTKYRGQFEERMKAVMSELEKSPDVILFIDELHTIVGAGGASGSLDASNMFKPALARGEIQCVGATTLDEYRQYIEKDGALDRRFQKIMVDPSTPEETVEILKNIRQKYEEHHNVRFSDEAIELAVKLSDRYITERCLPDKAIDVMDEAGARVHLSNIKVPKEVLDLEAEIEGIREEKNRVVKSQKFEEAARLRDREKRLLEDLDRAKSEWEQRAESEVHDVALQDIAAVVGMMTGIPVDKIAQAEGKKLMEMEAALKGRVIGQAEPVEKLARAIRRTRAGLKDPKRPIGSFIFLGPTGVGKTELAKVLTEYLFDSPDAMIRIDMSEYMEKFAVSRLIGAPPGYVGYEEGGQLTEKVRRKPYSVVLLDEIEKAHPDVFNILLQVLDDGVLTDGLGRRVDFRNTIIIMTSNIGARDIKNLGKGIGFSQEKTEINYQSMKSTVEDALKRVFNPEFLNRIDDVIVFQPLKKEHILEIIDVMAKDLFQRVHDLGIQLAFTKDAKEFLVDKGYDAQFGARPLRRAIQKYVEDPMAEAILSANLNDGDVLEISYNKAETPDALTFTPKEKAPVKKAKRQKKSGDEETADKTIED; this is encoded by the coding sequence ATGGAAGGAAATTTTTCAAATAGGGTTCGAGATGTCATATCGTTCAGTCGCGAAGAAGCCATCCGACTGGGGCACGACTACATCGGAACCGAACATCTCCTCTTGGGCATTATCCGAGAGGGGGAAGGAATTGCAATCAAAATCCTACGCAATATGGGATGCGACTTGCATCGGCTCCGGCTTGCCATTGAGGAGACTGTTCGAACTTCGGGCGGAACGCTTACCGCAGGAAATATCCCCCTTACCAAACAAGCTGAAAAAGTTCTTAAAATCACCTACTTAGAAGCAAAGCTCTATAAAAGTGAGGTGATTGGTACCGAGCATCTCTTACTCAGCCTATTGCGCGACGACGAAAACCTTGCGGCTCAAATTATGCAACAGGCATTCTCGGTATCCTATGATGGGGCACGAGCCGAATTAGACAGCATCATTAGCGGTGGTACTTCGCACGGACGCAATAAACCGATTGCGGGGAGCCAGCGAAATCCGGAGAGCCGTGGTAATCGTCCTACTGCTGGTTCTCCAAAAGAAAGAAACAAAATGGAAAAAAGTAAAACACCCGTTTTGGATAACTTTGGTCGAGACCTCACGAAACTTGCTGAAGAGGGGAAGTTGGATGTGGTTGTGGGACGCGAGCGGGAAATTGAACGTGTAGCACAAGTGTTGAGCCGGCGCAAAAAGAATAATCCTGTCCTAATTGGGGAACCCGGCGTTGGGAAAACCGCCATTGCCGAGGGACTTGCCCTGCGGATTATTCAGCGGAAAGTAAGTCGTATCCTTTTTGATAAACGGATTGTGACCTTAGACCTTGCAGGTTTGGTGGCTGGTACCAAATACCGAGGACAGTTCGAGGAGAGGATGAAAGCCGTGATGAGCGAATTGGAAAAAAGCCCAGATGTCATTTTGTTTATTGATGAGTTGCACACCATCGTCGGAGCCGGTGGCGCTTCTGGCTCGTTGGACGCCAGTAATATGTTTAAACCCGCTTTAGCACGGGGGGAAATCCAATGCGTGGGGGCGACAACATTAGACGAATACCGCCAATACATCGAAAAAGATGGTGCTTTAGACCGGAGATTCCAAAAAATAATGGTGGATCCTTCTACGCCCGAAGAAACGGTGGAAATTCTGAAAAACATCCGTCAAAAATACGAGGAACACCACAATGTACGCTTTAGTGACGAAGCCATCGAACTGGCGGTGAAATTAAGCGATCGGTACATTACAGAGCGTTGCTTGCCAGATAAGGCCATAGATGTGATGGATGAGGCGGGTGCGCGGGTTCATCTCTCCAATATTAAAGTCCCCAAAGAGGTTTTGGATTTAGAGGCGGAGATCGAAGGTATCCGCGAAGAAAAAAACCGCGTGGTGAAAAGCCAAAAGTTTGAAGAGGCTGCAAGGTTGCGGGATCGTGAAAAACGGCTTTTGGAGGACTTGGATCGCGCAAAATCAGAGTGGGAACAACGCGCTGAAAGCGAAGTCCATGATGTCGCCCTCCAAGACATTGCAGCAGTAGTTGGGATGATGACGGGGATTCCAGTGGATAAAATTGCCCAAGCTGAGGGCAAGAAATTGATGGAAATGGAAGCGGCCTTAAAAGGACGGGTGATTGGGCAAGCGGAACCGGTAGAAAAATTAGCACGTGCCATTCGTCGTACCCGTGCAGGGCTGAAAGACCCAAAGCGACCCATCGGCTCGTTCATTTTCTTAGGTCCAACAGGTGTGGGAAAAACCGAGTTGGCAAAAGTACTCACCGAGTATTTGTTTGACTCTCCAGACGCCATGATCCGGATTGATATGTCGGAATACATGGAAAAATTTGCTGTAAGCCGCCTCATTGGTGCGCCACCCGGATATGTAGGTTACGAAGAAGGGGGGCAACTGACGGAAAAGGTACGGCGGAAGCCCTACTCTGTGGTCTTGTTAGACGAAATCGAAAAGGCACACCCAGACGTGTTTAACATCCTTTTGCAGGTTTTAGATGATGGTGTTTTGACTGATGGACTGGGTCGTAGGGTGGATTTCCGGAATACCATTATCATCATGACCTCCAATATTGGGGCGCGGGACATTAAAAATCTCGGCAAAGGAATAGGATTTTCCCAAGAAAAAACGGAAATCAATTATCAAAGCATGAAAAGTACGGTAGAGGATGCGCTTAAACGGGTATTTAACCCTGAGTTCCTAAACCGGATTGATGACGTAATTGTCTTCCAGCCGTTGAAAAAAGAACATATTTTGGAAATCATAGATGTGATGGCCAAAGACTTGTTCCAAAGGGTACATGATTTGGGAATCCAACTTGCCTTTACGAAGGATGCCAAGGAGTTTTTGGTGGATAAAGGCTATGATGCACAATTCGGGGCAAGACCACTACGACGGGCCATTCAAAAATATGTCGAAGATCCAATGGCTGAGGCCATCTTATCGGCAAACCTAAACGATGGCGATGTACTCGAAATTTCCTATAACAAAGCGGAAACTCCAGATGCGCTTACGTTTACACCCAAGGAAAAAGCGCCCGTAAAAAAAGCCAAACGCCAAAAGAAATCGGGCGACGAGGAAACAGCCGATAAAACTATTGAAGATTAG
- a CDS encoding iron-sulfur cluster assembly accessory protein gives MTTVIADTPIKITEKAAEEIRKILVAKQIPEGYALRVGVKGGGCSGMSYVLGFDKKKEFDQLFEIGGIQVLMDKRHGLYLMDTTVDYHDGLSNRGFIFDNPNATSTCGCGSSFSA, from the coding sequence ATGACCACTGTAATTGCTGATACGCCAATTAAAATTACCGAGAAGGCCGCAGAGGAAATACGTAAAATTCTGGTCGCTAAGCAAATCCCGGAAGGCTATGCGTTGCGGGTTGGAGTAAAGGGAGGCGGCTGTTCGGGAATGTCCTATGTATTGGGCTTTGACAAAAAAAAGGAATTCGACCAACTCTTTGAAATAGGTGGAATTCAGGTGTTGATGGACAAACGGCACGGCTTGTATCTGATGGATACGACAGTGGACTATCACGACGGGCTGAGCAATCGAGGATTTATTTTTGACAATCCCAATGCCACCAGTACTTGTGGCTGTGGCTCCAGTTTTTCGGCATAA
- a CDS encoding lamin tail domain-containing protein — MKRITILFAILAQWLPTASRAQTVPQPLEVVINEIHYNPAGADDLEFLELYNVSNKTFDLKDFRFKDDTATIRTITSTTILLPPGGYAVLVKDANLFPAAYPSVKVIVPPSWPALNNDSEVVTLLYGATTIDMVAYRSSWGGTDVSLERIDPKSASNNAANWGACTDPAKATPGKQNSIYKPDLEAPKVLIARQLTSTTVQVVFNEPLLPASVIGSGFQLGGVSASAVNLSGDGLSVILTFGSITGGNLVITGVQDLAKNTVSQLQVVLARFPQPGELLINEIMFDPLANTKDNIPDQTEYIELVNTSSAVLDITNLFWTNAPDENGKADTIRVAAGNRSVAAGGYVVISAESGFNSAALPSTSKLAKAFAMVDFDAPTMSFLPLDRTSLSLTNSGETIRLHRSDKVVLDEVHYDPEWHNANLLVTKGVSLERISPTSASNMGNNWTSSAGLQGGTPGKQNSVFNTGQVPQNGGNLAISPSPFSPDQDGTDDIAAISYKLTTATSLIRVRIYDSAGRKVRTLEEALLGTTEGTLFWNGLDDEGQTLRMGIYIVLLESVDRTSGTTEAYKAPIVLARKF; from the coding sequence ATGAAACGCATTACCATACTGTTCGCTATTCTTGCTCAATGGCTCCCTACCGCAAGCCGAGCACAAACGGTGCCACAACCCCTTGAGGTGGTCATCAATGAAATTCATTATAACCCAGCAGGTGCAGACGATTTAGAGTTCTTGGAGCTGTACAATGTCTCGAACAAAACATTCGACCTGAAAGACTTCCGGTTTAAGGACGATACGGCTACCATTCGTACCATCACCAGCACCACAATCCTCCTGCCACCGGGCGGATACGCGGTTTTGGTAAAGGACGCCAATTTGTTTCCAGCGGCATACCCCTCGGTTAAAGTCATCGTGCCGCCTTCTTGGCCAGCGTTGAACAACGACTCGGAGGTCGTCACTTTGTTATATGGAGCGACAACCATAGATATGGTGGCCTACCGGAGTTCGTGGGGTGGTACAGATGTCTCTTTGGAACGCATAGATCCAAAGAGTGCGTCAAATAATGCGGCAAATTGGGGGGCTTGCACCGATCCCGCCAAGGCCACGCCCGGTAAGCAAAACAGCATTTATAAACCAGACCTGGAAGCACCTAAGGTGCTTATTGCACGACAACTTACGAGCACAACCGTTCAGGTGGTCTTTAACGAACCATTATTGCCCGCGTCGGTGATTGGCTCGGGATTTCAATTGGGTGGCGTTTCGGCATCTGCGGTCAATTTAAGCGGAGATGGTCTTTCTGTCATACTCACATTTGGGAGTATAACAGGCGGGAATTTGGTGATTACGGGCGTCCAAGACCTAGCAAAAAATACCGTTTCACAACTTCAAGTCGTCTTGGCTCGATTCCCACAACCCGGAGAGTTACTCATTAACGAGATCATGTTTGATCCTTTGGCGAATACAAAAGACAATATCCCTGACCAAACCGAGTACATTGAGTTGGTCAATACGTCATCTGCCGTGCTCGACATCACCAATCTTTTTTGGACAAATGCACCGGATGAAAATGGAAAAGCGGATACCATTCGTGTAGCAGCAGGGAATAGATCGGTTGCGGCGGGTGGCTATGTTGTAATCTCTGCGGAGTCTGGGTTTAATAGCGCTGCTTTGCCGAGTACGTCTAAATTGGCCAAAGCCTTTGCTATGGTTGATTTTGATGCGCCGACGATGTCATTTCTACCTTTAGACCGTACTTCGCTGAGTTTAACCAATTCCGGAGAAACCATTCGTTTGCATCGCTCCGACAAAGTGGTTTTAGACGAAGTACACTACGATCCTGAATGGCACAATGCGAATCTGCTGGTCACAAAAGGGGTGTCTTTGGAACGTATTTCGCCAACTTCTGCCTCGAACATGGGAAACAACTGGACGAGTAGTGCTGGACTGCAAGGCGGGACACCGGGTAAACAAAACAGTGTTTTCAATACGGGACAAGTACCTCAAAACGGTGGGAATTTGGCCATTTCGCCTTCGCCTTTTTCCCCCGACCAAGATGGTACGGATGATATTGCAGCCATCTCGTATAAACTTACAACCGCAACGTCTCTTATTCGGGTGCGGATCTATGACAGTGCTGGCCGAAAGGTGCGCACCTTAGAAGAAGCCCTTTTAGGCACTACCGAAGGAACCTTGTTTTGGAATGGTTTGGACGATGAAGGCCAAACGCTGCGGATGGGGATTTATATCGTTTTACTGGAATCAGTAGATCGAACCTCTGGTACTACTGAAGCCTATAAAGCACCAATAGTACTGGCCCGAAAGTTCTAA
- a CDS encoding amidohydrolase yields MQRNIVYPDLVLPDFSEFPNGSGSFHFLSGIRRHLHQHPELGFHEVQTAKFLKYVLEKSGLNPSRTIGKTGFFVDVEGQPEGRAVGFRADMDALPIQDLKNVSYASKTSGKAHLCGHDVHSTVALGVALSLYAKRQTFRGKVRVFFQPAEETSPSGAPLMIRDGVLDGLEAAFAIHVDPTLPTGMFGLKSGASTAAADTFEVRVSGEKTGHSARPHESGDPVWVLSQIMNALYQLVGRITDSRNPAILTICMLEAGKALNVIPQTASFGGTLRVADPQDRLKLRQQLIQTAEQIGALYSGFPEVTYQFGAPAVINDEKLHELMVETTRRLFGSQAIFHIPRPSMGAEDFSHYGAHVPIYLVRVGTQSNASTAYPLHDARFDADEHALQLAIQLMTESLIHFLDS; encoded by the coding sequence ATGCAAAGAAATATAGTTTATCCAGATTTGGTACTGCCGGACTTTTCGGAATTCCCGAATGGCTCCGGCAGTTTTCATTTTTTGTCGGGTATCCGTCGCCATCTTCACCAACACCCAGAATTGGGCTTCCATGAGGTTCAAACGGCAAAGTTCTTGAAGTATGTACTTGAAAAATCTGGCCTTAATCCAAGTAGGACGATCGGCAAAACAGGTTTTTTTGTGGACGTAGAAGGCCAGCCGGAGGGGCGTGCAGTAGGTTTTCGGGCGGATATGGATGCTTTACCGATTCAAGACCTAAAAAACGTTTCTTACGCCTCTAAAACCAGTGGGAAAGCACATTTATGTGGGCATGATGTTCACAGTACTGTTGCCCTTGGGGTAGCGCTCTCTCTATATGCAAAAAGGCAAACCTTTCGTGGGAAAGTACGTGTTTTTTTTCAGCCTGCGGAAGAGACTTCACCCAGTGGTGCGCCGCTGATGATCCGAGATGGGGTTTTAGATGGCTTAGAGGCCGCTTTTGCCATCCATGTAGATCCAACACTACCAACTGGAATGTTTGGGCTAAAATCGGGCGCTTCTACTGCCGCAGCGGATACCTTTGAGGTACGGGTTTCTGGAGAGAAAACAGGCCATTCTGCACGCCCCCACGAGTCTGGCGATCCGGTTTGGGTCCTCTCGCAAATCATGAATGCGCTTTATCAGTTGGTTGGGCGGATTACCGACAGTCGAAACCCTGCCATCCTTACCATTTGTATGCTCGAAGCAGGAAAAGCTTTAAACGTAATTCCCCAAACGGCCTCTTTTGGAGGTACATTGCGTGTGGCTGATCCGCAAGACCGTCTTAAATTGCGGCAACAACTGATTCAAACCGCTGAGCAAATCGGCGCATTATATAGCGGATTTCCGGAAGTGACTTACCAATTTGGTGCTCCCGCAGTAATCAATGACGAGAAATTGCACGAACTCATGGTAGAAACTACACGCCGTCTTTTTGGTTCGCAAGCCATTTTTCATATCCCAAGGCCAAGTATGGGCGCAGAAGACTTTTCGCATTATGGTGCTCATGTGCCCATTTATTTGGTTCGTGTGGGAACACAAAGCAATGCTTCTACGGCTTACCCTTTACACGATGCGCGATTTGATGCCGATGAACACGCGCTTCAACTCGCCATTCAGTTAATGACGGAAAGTTTGATTCATTTTTTGGATTCTTAA
- a CDS encoding cytidine deaminase, with protein MKSDQNAIMASLRRHLRPFQERAYAPYSHKKQAVILQLSDGSWVAGVRVENASFPLLIPAVINAFSTAVAMGRKDVIGMVASYPIEREELLYLEHALGLHASLVCEDVVLLGATKELVKPTEPLIPYYPANIQGVKDGLRSAAYAAQQAFIPESDFPVGCVILSRDGYMWPGCNVENTDWQRVICAERNAIGTAITYGFKNWTVMYLGCPKDPSGTPCGACRQVMMEFAPDMELVMDRGLEPPFTIKVRDLLPFSFIGDTLKS; from the coding sequence ATGAAGTCCGATCAAAATGCCATTATGGCCTCCCTACGCCGCCATCTAAGGCCATTCCAAGAACGGGCCTATGCACCTTATTCCCATAAAAAACAAGCGGTTATCCTCCAACTTTCTGATGGGAGTTGGGTAGCTGGTGTTCGGGTTGAGAATGCCTCGTTCCCTTTGTTAATTCCAGCGGTTATCAATGCCTTTTCTACGGCGGTTGCGATGGGGCGGAAGGATGTGATTGGCATGGTGGCAAGTTATCCGATTGAACGGGAAGAATTGCTTTACCTCGAACATGCGCTGGGATTGCACGCCTCGCTGGTTTGTGAAGATGTGGTCTTGCTGGGTGCGACGAAAGAACTTGTTAAGCCTACCGAGCCATTAATCCCCTATTATCCGGCCAATATTCAAGGTGTGAAAGATGGCCTGCGTTCCGCTGCGTATGCCGCACAACAAGCTTTTATTCCCGAATCCGATTTTCCGGTGGGGTGCGTCATTCTTAGTCGAGATGGGTACATGTGGCCCGGCTGTAACGTAGAAAATACGGATTGGCAACGGGTGATTTGTGCAGAGCGAAATGCGATCGGAACAGCGATAACCTATGGCTTCAAAAATTGGACAGTGATGTATCTGGGTTGTCCCAAAGACCCGTCTGGAACCCCTTGTGGTGCTTGCAGGCAGGTGATGATGGAATTTGCGCCAGATATGGAACTTGTTATGGATCGTGGCTTAGAACCTCCCTTCACCATAAAGGTACGAGATTTGCTACCCTTTTCGTTTATAGGTGATACCCTCAAAAGCTGA
- a CDS encoding FAD-dependent oxidoreductase, with amino-acid sequence MNRRTFVQKTVMQLGLVGFAPSLFSACDNEVPKNGKKVVVVGAGISGLAAATQLKNNGFEVIILEAQDRVGGRLRSNRSLGIAFDEGASWIHGIQGNPITTLAEKAGMKTFHTNDDSRKVYDVGGKAYPTSTLDDAEDAFYSMLEVLMNKGNPSKSFEEVFTSQYPDKINNRLWKFFLSTYLTFDTGDLDKLSSQLYDEGEEFGGIEVISTNGYDTIPMYLAKALNVQLNQVVTAIDYTNSAVKITHNGQITEADYVLVSVPLGVLKNKKIQFLPALPTEKLTAIDKVGMNCVNKFLLTWETAFWDDVQYISYTPEKRDKFNYFVNVKKFHPNVNALMTFAYAEYGRETEKMSDAEVVQEIMTHLRDLYGMGIPNPTNLLRTKWDSNPYSFGAYSFTAVGTEMAHFESLAEAVAGRVFFAGEHTEVDYFSTAHGAYRSGLREADKIEKA; translated from the coding sequence GTGAACAGACGCACATTTGTCCAAAAAACAGTCATGCAATTAGGCTTGGTTGGATTTGCTCCTTCATTATTCTCTGCGTGTGATAACGAAGTGCCAAAAAACGGAAAAAAAGTTGTGGTGGTAGGAGCAGGCATTTCAGGGCTTGCCGCCGCTACACAATTAAAAAACAATGGTTTCGAGGTGATCATTCTCGAAGCGCAAGATCGTGTGGGCGGCAGGCTTCGCAGCAACCGATCTTTGGGTATCGCTTTTGATGAAGGCGCAAGCTGGATTCATGGCATTCAAGGCAACCCCATCACAACATTAGCCGAAAAAGCAGGGATGAAGACCTTCCATACCAACGACGACAGCCGGAAGGTGTATGATGTAGGAGGAAAGGCGTATCCAACATCCACCTTAGACGATGCAGAAGACGCATTCTACTCGATGCTGGAGGTGTTGATGAATAAAGGAAATCCTTCCAAGAGCTTTGAAGAGGTTTTTACTTCGCAATATCCAGATAAAATAAACAATCGGCTTTGGAAGTTCTTCTTATCCACTTATTTAACGTTTGATACCGGCGATTTAGACAAATTATCGTCTCAATTATACGATGAAGGTGAGGAATTTGGCGGTATAGAAGTGATCTCGACCAATGGGTACGATACCATTCCGATGTACTTGGCAAAAGCGCTTAATGTCCAGCTAAATCAAGTGGTTACTGCAATAGATTATACCAATAGTGCTGTTAAAATTACTCACAATGGCCAAATAACAGAAGCTGATTATGTTTTGGTTTCGGTTCCATTAGGCGTATTAAAAAATAAAAAAATCCAATTTTTGCCTGCGCTACCAACCGAAAAATTAACGGCCATTGACAAGGTGGGAATGAATTGTGTAAATAAGTTTTTATTGACGTGGGAAACGGCTTTCTGGGATGATGTGCAATATATTTCTTACACCCCCGAAAAACGTGATAAGTTTAATTATTTTGTAAATGTGAAGAAATTTCACCCCAATGTAAATGCCCTAATGACCTTTGCTTATGCTGAATACGGGCGTGAAACAGAAAAAATGAGCGATGCCGAGGTTGTCCAAGAAATTATGACCCACCTTCGGGATCTGTACGGAATGGGTATTCCCAATCCCACCAACCTCCTCCGTACAAAATGGGACAGTAATCCCTATTCTTTTGGGGCTTATTCCTTCACTGCCGTAGGAACAGAGATGGCACATTTCGAGTCTTTGGCAGAGGCCGTTGCTGGTCGGGTATTCTTTGCCGGAGAACATACCGAAGTGGATTATTTCTCAACAGCGCATGGGGCGTACCGGAGTGGGCTGCGTGAAGCGGATAAAATTGAGAAGGCCTGA
- a CDS encoding acetyl-CoA carboxylase carboxyltransferase subunit beta, giving the protein MATWFSRKSTGISAASTKSIDAPEGYWKNCPSCNEVLSQRQLANEWHVCPKCGFHLGLDSDSYFRMLFDDAEFEVFDDHLSSLDVLEFVDRQPYHKRIVAAKAKTQLNDAARGAFGKIGGIPVSVGCMDFSFIGGSMGSVVGEVLTRVIRRGVERKSPVIIVSRSGGARMQEAALSLMQLAKTSANLAVLAEHKLPYVSIMADPTTGGVSASFAMLGDINLAEPGALIGFAGPRVIRETIGQDLPEGFQRSEFLLEKGFLDDVVDRRNLKAYLANLFNLLLEPSK; this is encoded by the coding sequence ATGGCCACTTGGTTTAGTCGTAAATCCACAGGAATTAGCGCTGCAAGCACCAAATCAATTGACGCGCCGGAAGGTTACTGGAAAAACTGTCCTTCTTGTAACGAGGTCTTGAGCCAGCGCCAACTTGCCAACGAATGGCATGTTTGTCCCAAATGTGGTTTTCATCTCGGCTTAGACAGCGATAGTTATTTCCGCATGTTGTTTGATGATGCCGAATTTGAGGTTTTTGACGACCACTTGTCGTCTTTAGACGTCTTGGAATTTGTGGATCGACAGCCTTATCACAAACGAATTGTTGCTGCAAAAGCCAAAACACAACTAAATGACGCTGCAAGAGGCGCATTTGGCAAAATTGGCGGTATCCCTGTCTCGGTAGGCTGTATGGACTTTTCGTTCATCGGCGGCTCTATGGGTTCGGTCGTAGGAGAAGTCCTTACGCGGGTGATTCGTCGTGGTGTCGAACGTAAAAGTCCGGTTATCATCGTTTCGCGTTCTGGAGGCGCACGGATGCAGGAAGCCGCCTTGAGTCTGATGCAATTAGCCAAAACAAGTGCCAATCTGGCGGTGCTGGCCGAGCATAAACTGCCTTATGTTTCCATTATGGCGGATCCGACAACAGGTGGGGTCTCGGCTTCTTTTGCCATGTTGGGAGATATTAACTTGGCAGAACCGGGCGCCTTGATTGGCTTCGCTGGCCCACGGGTCATCCGTGAAACCATCGGACAAGACCTTCCAGAGGGCTTTCAGCGGTCAGAATTCTTGCTCGAAAAAGGGTTCTTAGATGATGTAGTGGATCGTAGAAACCTAAAAGCCTATCTCGCCAATTTGTTCAACTTGCTTTTAGAACCTTCAAAATAA
- the tsaB gene encoding tRNA (adenosine(37)-N6)-threonylcarbamoyltransferase complex dimerization subunit type 1 TsaB, whose product MPTILAIETATARCSVALVKEQNLLAECTLNLSRSHATHLPEMVKEVMRFAETEWSDVTGIAVSVGPGSYTGLRIGVSTAKAIAFAHEKPLIGVNSLHGLAQLVLPIMAAHDWVCPLIDARRDEVYTAAFRKEGDGLVCERETIALTTDRLQDWLLGNRERHDSKVWLVGDGAAKSLLPLQNAGLETIQCLPDTDFYPNARAIAACITEFLEVDPQTIRDLEPFYYKAFTAAKPSRSIRERTPQS is encoded by the coding sequence ATGCCCACAATTTTAGCCATCGAAACCGCGACTGCACGTTGTAGCGTTGCGCTTGTAAAAGAACAGAACTTGCTGGCCGAATGTACCCTGAACCTTTCGCGGAGCCATGCCACACATCTACCCGAAATGGTAAAAGAAGTGATGCGTTTTGCAGAAACGGAATGGTCGGACGTAACGGGAATTGCTGTTTCGGTAGGCCCTGGCTCTTATACCGGACTACGGATCGGGGTTTCTACAGCAAAAGCCATTGCATTTGCACATGAAAAGCCGCTGATCGGCGTAAATTCCTTACACGGTTTGGCACAATTGGTTTTGCCGATAATGGCGGCTCATGACTGGGTGTGCCCTCTGATTGACGCCCGACGAGACGAGGTCTATACGGCTGCTTTCCGAAAGGAAGGAGACGGCTTGGTGTGCGAGCGGGAAACCATAGCACTAACCACCGATCGCCTACAAGATTGGTTGCTGGGAAATCGGGAGCGCCACGACAGCAAGGTGTGGTTGGTGGGAGATGGTGCGGCCAAAAGCCTATTACCGCTTCAAAATGCCGGTTTGGAAACGATTCAATGCCTGCCTGATACCGATTTTTATCCCAATGCGCGTGCAATTGCGGCTTGTATAACGGAATTTTTAGAGGTTGACCCACAAACCATTCGGGACTTAGAACCGTTCTATTATAAAGCATTTACAGCGGCAAAGCCCTCTCGGAGTATTCGCGAGCGAACGCCGCAATCTTGA